The region GGTGCCAGCGTCTACCCTTCCAGCTTGCCAGCCTCCGCCAACTCACGAATACGGCGTACTGCATCGACGTCATTGGCACGATAGGCTGCCTTCAAATAACCCAGCAACTGGGCTTCCTCCCCCTGACCAGAATCATCATGGGGGGTTTCATATACAAAACGGATAATCAGCGTTTCATTGGCCGGAGCTTCAACGGTTACATATAGTTGACCGCCTGGGTGTTGGTCATTGGCTTCTGTGTCGAAATGCATCTTGAAGGGGGCCTCCAGATGGATGCGGTCACGCA is a window of Chitinivorax sp. B DNA encoding:
- a CDS encoding SRPBCC family protein, with the protein product MRFEHVIIINDPTDLMTSPLTMEQVWQGLLLRARAPQLFMQGVERVSVDETDATLILREMQLGNLMVRDRIHLEAPFKMHFDTEANDQHPGGQLYVTVEAPANETLIIRFVYETPHDDSGQGEEAQLLGYLKAAYRANDVDAVRRIRELAEAGKLEG